One genomic window of Candidatus Lernaella stagnicola includes the following:
- a CDS encoding SUMF1/EgtB/PvdO family nonheme iron enzyme, whose protein sequence is MRKTITLIIGVVILVVLGVIAWRVFGAWLLLPPARVPNCPPGFAYYEGGLFEVTRTGPRWPNNRYTYTVDLEPFCLARYEASRPEATAESRGERHFENISPAQIRRGVIPWYRLTWHEALAACKQQGWRLPTFEELQYAATAGDPARVWTFGATWDCRLAEQSWTETCEGQRQREAPGVTGGPFGHSDYGLGVYDLLGNVTEITSTPWDMKCFGVEYFTLFGGGYGSRSFMPNDVRVVPEKPGCLLSNSFAKNAHGEHTHHAGITLPMDDGFRPAADPGEHWNDWTPATEPSPVQWPMTVWYYEPGTGKKKTVDVVPLEAPPPRTPAESQGDRIITEAPPSMPGAEGEELVVPLVLPPPGPANPEKP, encoded by the coding sequence GTGCGAAAAACGATTACTCTCATCATCGGCGTAGTGATACTCGTAGTGCTCGGCGTCATTGCTTGGCGCGTGTTCGGGGCGTGGCTGTTATTGCCGCCCGCGCGCGTGCCGAACTGTCCGCCGGGTTTCGCCTATTACGAAGGCGGCCTATTTGAAGTGACCCGCACCGGTCCGCGTTGGCCCAACAACCGCTACACGTACACCGTCGATCTCGAACCCTTTTGTTTAGCGCGGTACGAAGCGTCGCGTCCCGAGGCCACGGCCGAATCGCGCGGCGAACGGCATTTCGAAAACATTTCACCGGCGCAAATTCGCCGCGGCGTCATTCCTTGGTACCGACTGACATGGCACGAAGCGCTGGCTGCGTGCAAGCAGCAAGGATGGCGTCTGCCGACTTTCGAGGAATTGCAGTACGCGGCTACGGCGGGTGATCCGGCCCGCGTGTGGACTTTCGGCGCGACGTGGGATTGCCGCTTGGCCGAACAGAGTTGGACCGAAACCTGCGAGGGCCAGCGACAGCGAGAGGCTCCCGGCGTTACCGGCGGCCCCTTCGGCCATAGCGATTACGGTCTGGGCGTGTACGACCTACTGGGCAACGTCACCGAGATAACCAGCACGCCATGGGACATGAAATGTTTCGGCGTGGAATATTTCACGCTGTTCGGCGGCGGCTACGGTAGCCGGAGCTTCATGCCCAACGATGTGCGCGTGGTTCCCGAAAAGCCCGGCTGTCTGCTGTCCAACTCCTTCGCCAAAAACGCGCACGGCGAGCACACGCATCATGCGGGCATCACGTTGCCGATGGACGACGGCTTTCGCCCCGCCGCCGATCCCGGGGAGCATTGGAACGATTGGACCCCCGCCACCGAACCCAGCCCGGTTCAGTGGCCGATGACCGTTTGGTATTACGAACCCGGAACCGGCAAGAAGAAGACGGTGGACGTTGTGCCGCTTGAGGCTCCGCCACCGCGAACGCCTGCGGAAAGCCAGGGCGATCGGATCATCACGGAAGCGCCGCCGTCGATGCCGGGTGCCGAAGGCGAGGAGTTGGTGGTACCGCTCGTGTTGCCGCCGCCCGGGCCCGCAAACCCGGAGAAGCCGTGA
- a CDS encoding glycosyltransferase family 39 protein: protein MKTTTAAESNRRLNAAMWLGLAALCVLVTVQNWNYFRARPGYVGGTNCADYLLQSVSVAYTLTGDPSQHFAPGVLTRVSYKGPLFPLVGGVFGAIGGKSLPVYNLAATLFLLLAMVAVFDIGRRVGNAALGLAAAALLAGLPTVAGQSLTHTPEIAQMAMVAWAVALLLRPGMNFAVAAGLLAGLAMLSRGTAFIYITAPVAWAVAVRWRQDDEGRKAALSYLGLFTLGALLVCGPWYLVRLEKLASDLSYHLFDFFNKYQAGHTETGRFFLAELWRANSLAVFVLFLVSLAGGLWKRLPGFAYFALWFALPFIVFAIAPADIARFMIPTYPAIALAIVAFVGSLRPRALTAALLVVLVLFAFVGRLILLEQWQPESFQARQKLMRVAPLAVEGQYWPHSPDAVAALARHAPAEEPLWLGIIDYGEHEGSPPALVTVLWSFVRPLQGTIKLRQRIATPFDLKLFAQSLPSLDYVLVLATPKSGGWPGDSDLAVMIAQRGPLQERDYAIPTEESFEVIAAQGKLMEELDRRSIRNAWGSPFDLVLWKRKEPGV, encoded by the coding sequence ATGAAGACGACCACCGCCGCCGAATCAAATAGACGTCTTAATGCCGCGATGTGGCTGGGGCTCGCGGCGTTGTGTGTTTTGGTTACCGTACAGAACTGGAATTATTTTCGGGCCAGGCCGGGGTATGTCGGGGGCACGAACTGCGCGGACTACCTGCTGCAAAGCGTTTCGGTCGCCTACACTTTAACCGGCGATCCCTCGCAACATTTCGCGCCGGGCGTGTTGACCCGCGTTAGTTACAAGGGGCCGTTGTTTCCATTGGTCGGCGGCGTGTTCGGCGCGATCGGCGGCAAATCGTTGCCGGTATACAACCTCGCGGCCACGCTATTTCTGCTGTTGGCCATGGTGGCGGTTTTCGATATCGGTCGACGCGTGGGAAACGCGGCTTTGGGGTTGGCGGCGGCGGCGCTGCTGGCCGGCTTGCCCACAGTAGCCGGTCAATCGTTGACGCACACACCGGAAATCGCGCAGATGGCGATGGTGGCCTGGGCGGTCGCCTTACTGCTGCGGCCGGGAATGAACTTCGCCGTCGCCGCGGGTCTGCTGGCGGGGCTGGCCATGTTGAGTCGCGGTACGGCGTTTATCTATATTACAGCGCCGGTGGCGTGGGCGGTCGCGGTCCGATGGCGTCAAGACGATGAAGGCCGCAAGGCGGCGCTGTCGTATTTGGGCCTGTTCACGCTGGGCGCCTTGTTGGTTTGCGGCCCGTGGTATCTCGTGCGATTGGAGAAACTCGCGAGCGATCTTTCGTACCACCTCTTCGATTTCTTCAACAAATACCAAGCCGGGCACACCGAAACAGGCCGCTTCTTTCTTGCCGAATTATGGCGCGCGAACTCATTAGCGGTTTTTGTTTTGTTCCTCGTAAGCCTCGCCGGCGGCTTGTGGAAACGTCTACCGGGATTCGCCTATTTCGCGCTTTGGTTTGCCCTTCCCTTCATCGTGTTCGCCATCGCCCCGGCGGACATCGCCCGCTTCATGATTCCGACCTACCCGGCGATCGCGCTGGCCATCGTCGCCTTCGTGGGAAGCCTGCGACCCCGCGCGTTGACGGCGGCCCTGCTGGTGGTGCTCGTTCTATTCGCCTTCGTCGGACGCCTGATATTGTTGGAGCAATGGCAGCCGGAATCGTTTCAAGCGCGCCAGAAGCTGATGCGCGTCGCGCCGCTGGCTGTCGAAGGGCAATATTGGCCGCATTCTCCGGACGCGGTCGCCGCGTTGGCACGCCATGCCCCGGCAGAAGAGCCCTTGTGGTTGGGAATCATCGACTACGGCGAGCACGAGGGGTCGCCGCCCGCCTTGGTGACCGTGTTGTGGTCGTTCGTCAGGCCGCTGCAAGGCACGATCAAATTGCGTCAGCGCATCGCGACGCCCTTCGATTTGAAGTTGTTCGCGCAGTCGTTGCCGAGTCTGGATTACGTGCTGGTGCTGGCGACGCCGAAGTCCGGCGGTTGGCCGGGTGACAGCGATTTGGCGGTAATGATCGCGCAGCGCGGCCCGCTGCAGGAACGCGATTACGCGATTCCAACCGAGGAGTCCTTCGAGGTCATCGCGGCCCAAGGCAAGCTGATGGAAGAACTCGACCGCCGGTCGATTCGCAACGCATGGGGCAGTCCCTTCGACTTGGTATTGTGGAAGCGGAAGGAGCCGGGCGTATGA
- a CDS encoding alpha/beta fold hydrolase has product MRTARIAVLILLLVTTACSRSATPTAAEQSAAMKLVGDTERLVGVIATNRATAAAAERLAEAARAGAPQVAVHVYSPRDGGLSAMLAFVEHLPKFDALAVIAPSEEDPWPVLSAKTEKKWRRQRDDAEESLYHIKEEWLHWRTFYQPPERVALDEHTVAAVYRPNRRELARLKTLHQGRGPHYLADILREGAKRFPAPMTRADRQTVLDDLLKLPPTPALSAELWSGPVETADGYRVQQLILSTPLHGTVSARLLLPAKDAGRVPGVLALHGHSDLPEDYLRRFAGEELARRGMVVLAPAFPASGKDNLSENDLAVEAVATGTNLMALRVEVCRWFLNVLAQRADVDPARLGVMGHSMGGVLALFVGAAEPGVRATASDLKEVMLETLTRDNPAVGLYVPGLLRLKDWSALAELIRPRPLFQASYGYPDKAALVQFMVDSLGASHPSPSPWGRKIRAVLTQPTSRTLPQALAAAAQKARPPESVRRALGVDAVYEGRDTWSLDDSVCRHPLLGEVRFALRRGTQAKETPRLAIRIDGEPADFLETRPPESTWLVMNPTGGENDVEAPLKLLTINATLTGLRLRKVEGCLAALREAGRLPRQAVAVEAETTRVLESVLAVAASPGLATVRVAPGADTRSPLEPVPGLYGFLRSWRDTPPAWLPPDIAVDALVSRGTPYRK; this is encoded by the coding sequence ATGAGAACCGCGCGAATCGCTGTGCTGATTTTGCTGCTCGTGACGACGGCCTGCTCCCGTTCGGCGACACCAACAGCAGCCGAACAAAGCGCCGCGATGAAACTAGTCGGTGACACCGAGCGCTTGGTCGGCGTCATCGCCACGAATCGAGCTACCGCCGCGGCCGCAGAGCGTCTCGCCGAAGCCGCACGCGCCGGCGCGCCGCAAGTCGCGGTTCATGTGTATTCGCCCCGCGATGGAGGCCTGAGCGCCATGCTGGCCTTCGTGGAGCATCTGCCAAAGTTCGACGCGTTGGCCGTGATCGCTCCGAGCGAAGAGGACCCCTGGCCCGTACTGTCGGCCAAGACGGAGAAAAAATGGCGTCGTCAACGCGATGACGCCGAGGAATCGCTGTACCACATCAAGGAAGAATGGCTGCATTGGCGCACCTTCTATCAGCCGCCGGAACGGGTGGCTTTGGACGAACACACCGTCGCGGCGGTGTATCGCCCCAATCGCCGGGAACTGGCGCGCCTCAAAACCTTGCATCAAGGCCGGGGGCCGCACTACCTCGCCGACATTCTGCGGGAAGGGGCCAAACGTTTTCCGGCTCCGATGACCCGCGCCGACCGCCAAACCGTGCTGGACGACTTGCTGAAGCTGCCGCCGACGCCGGCGCTGTCCGCCGAGCTCTGGTCGGGTCCCGTCGAGACGGCCGACGGTTACCGGGTTCAGCAGCTCATACTCTCCACACCTCTGCACGGCACGGTCTCGGCCCGCCTGTTGCTTCCGGCCAAAGACGCCGGCCGCGTTCCCGGTGTGTTGGCGCTGCACGGGCACAGCGATCTTCCGGAAGACTACCTGCGTCGCTTTGCCGGCGAGGAACTGGCCCGCCGCGGCATGGTCGTCCTCGCCCCGGCGTTTCCCGCTTCGGGAAAGGACAATCTTTCTGAAAACGATCTTGCGGTAGAGGCCGTCGCCACCGGCACGAACCTCATGGCGTTGCGGGTCGAAGTGTGTCGTTGGTTCCTGAATGTTTTGGCGCAGCGAGCAGACGTCGACCCGGCCCGGCTGGGCGTCATGGGGCATTCGATGGGCGGCGTGCTGGCGCTATTCGTCGGCGCGGCCGAACCGGGAGTCCGCGCCACCGCCAGCGATCTCAAAGAGGTGATGCTCGAAACGCTGACCCGCGACAACCCCGCCGTCGGCCTCTATGTGCCGGGATTGTTGCGCCTGAAGGATTGGTCGGCGTTGGCTGAATTGATACGCCCGCGACCGCTTTTCCAAGCGTCCTACGGCTATCCCGATAAAGCGGCGCTGGTGCAGTTCATGGTCGATTCGCTGGGCGCGTCTCATCCCTCCCCCTCCCCGTGGGGCAGGAAGATTCGCGCCGTCTTGACACAGCCGACATCTCGGACACTGCCGCAAGCGCTGGCCGCGGCGGCTCAAAAAGCGCGCCCGCCGGAATCGGTGCGCCGCGCCCTGGGAGTCGACGCCGTGTACGAGGGGCGCGACACGTGGTCGCTGGACGATTCCGTGTGCCGTCACCCTCTGTTGGGCGAAGTGCGTTTCGCGCTACGTCGCGGCACGCAGGCTAAGGAGACGCCGCGGTTGGCGATTCGCATCGACGGCGAGCCCGCCGATTTTCTCGAAACCCGCCCGCCGGAATCGACCTGGCTCGTGATGAATCCGACTGGTGGCGAAAACGACGTGGAAGCGCCGCTGAAGCTGCTGACGATCAACGCCACGCTCACCGGTCTGCGATTGCGTAAGGTTGAAGGCTGCCTCGCGGCGTTGCGGGAAGCCGGGCGACTGCCGCGGCAAGCGGTCGCCGTGGAAGCCGAGACGACGCGGGTTTTGGAAAGTGTATTGGCCGTCGCCGCGTCGCCGGGGTTGGCGACGGTGCGCGTCGCTCCCGGTGCCGACACGCGCTCACCACTGGAACCGGTACCGGGATTGTACGGTTTTTTGCGCTCGTGGCGCGACACTCCGCCGGCCTGGCTGCCGCCGGACATCGCCGTGGACGCGCTCGTATCGCGCGGCACGCCTTACCGCAAGTAA
- a CDS encoding alkaline phosphatase family protein translates to MYGPSKKARRAGAFLLILTLVWLGACSRDTEPLAPVVIIGLDGATWNVIEPLIKDGKLPNLKKLVDRGASGPLESCCGTISPAVWTTIVTGRDADEHGIFDFTMTDPNTGQMVKVNNTHRQKKALWEILSDRGLRTGIINLFSAYPFDEFNGFGYLIERGEGYPEDVLPAAERVRQVEPDPKLTFDISRKLLGNKWDLFLLYDRTIDATQHRTWMYYEPKKFDSRKWLFDENDVAQHGDDIPRAYMRVDVELGRLLDRLPPEAAVVLVSDHGGKANTEGNTWYLLSTNRLLQAVGLMKLDPGFMPVPGESPLYVLQGGKPALGTLWDRNNVYALNVEGARRGLGLAADADETAVFDAVVERLRSLRVGKVDLPVFESVSVETRPSPAPPPPGGEPEQIRVIVAKERALLDEIEGDLHTLPVGPGGVGEPLATYVVKTPSSGVHARNGIIILSGPMIQPGQRIEGASVFDVTPTVLTLLGIPPGKDMRGKALTQVLTPDFAAKIPRTRVDTYEDGSRRAAVRLEPLLREDQKRLRSLGYLR, encoded by the coding sequence ATGTACGGCCCTAGTAAAAAAGCGCGCCGCGCAGGTGCGTTTCTGCTTATCTTGACGCTGGTTTGGCTGGGCGCTTGCTCGCGCGATACCGAGCCGCTGGCGCCGGTGGTCATCATCGGCCTGGACGGCGCTACGTGGAACGTCATCGAGCCGTTGATCAAGGACGGCAAGCTTCCCAACTTGAAAAAGCTGGTTGACCGCGGTGCGTCGGGACCTCTGGAAAGCTGTTGCGGCACGATTTCGCCCGCCGTATGGACGACCATAGTCACCGGCCGCGACGCGGACGAGCACGGCATCTTCGATTTTACGATGACCGATCCGAACACCGGGCAGATGGTCAAGGTGAATAATACCCACCGGCAGAAGAAAGCCCTGTGGGAAATTCTCAGCGACCGCGGCCTGCGCACCGGCATTATCAACCTCTTTTCGGCGTATCCCTTCGACGAGTTCAACGGCTTCGGCTATCTGATCGAGCGCGGCGAAGGCTATCCCGAAGACGTGCTTCCCGCCGCCGAACGCGTGCGGCAAGTGGAGCCGGATCCCAAGCTCACCTTCGACATCTCGCGCAAGCTGCTGGGCAACAAGTGGGATCTCTTCCTGCTTTACGACCGCACAATCGACGCCACGCAGCACCGCACGTGGATGTACTACGAACCCAAGAAGTTCGACTCGCGCAAATGGCTCTTCGACGAAAATGATGTCGCGCAACACGGCGACGACATCCCCCGCGCCTACATGCGGGTCGACGTCGAACTGGGTCGGCTGCTCGACCGCCTGCCGCCCGAAGCCGCCGTCGTGCTCGTCTCCGACCACGGTGGCAAGGCCAATACCGAGGGCAACACGTGGTATCTGCTATCGACCAACCGCCTGCTGCAAGCCGTCGGACTGATGAAGCTCGACCCCGGCTTCATGCCCGTGCCGGGCGAGTCGCCCTTGTACGTCTTGCAGGGCGGCAAGCCCGCCCTCGGCACCTTGTGGGACCGCAACAACGTCTACGCGCTGAACGTCGAAGGCGCGCGTCGCGGCTTGGGACTTGCGGCCGACGCCGACGAGACCGCCGTGTTCGACGCGGTTGTCGAGCGATTACGCTCTCTCCGCGTGGGGAAGGTCGACTTGCCCGTGTTCGAATCGGTTAGCGTGGAAACGCGGCCGTCGCCCGCGCCGCCCCCGCCCGGCGGCGAGCCGGAGCAGATCCGCGTGATCGTTGCCAAGGAACGGGCGCTGCTCGACGAAATCGAAGGTGACTTGCACACTCTTCCCGTCGGCCCCGGTGGGGTAGGCGAACCGCTGGCGACGTACGTAGTCAAAACGCCGTCCTCCGGCGTGCATGCCCGCAACGGAATCATTATCCTGTCGGGTCCGATGATTCAGCCTGGGCAGAGAATCGAAGGCGCTAGCGTGTTCGATGTCACGCCGACCGTGTTGACGCTGCTGGGTATTCCGCCGGGCAAGGACATGCGCGGCAAGGCGCTAACCCAGGTTCTGACACCCGATTTCGCCGCGAAGATTCCACGCACCCGCGTCGATACCTACGAAGACGGCAGCCGCCGCGCAGCGGTTCGCCTTGAACCTCTGCTCCGAGAAGATCAAAAACGCTTGCGAAGCCTCGGTTACTTGCGGTAA
- a CDS encoding glycosyltransferase family 39 protein, whose amino-acid sequence MRDRISKAGNNTRVAWLAATTILLLAALNAGWVLAHVPAMIGVDSWDFYPASIHYYRYLQGVEDVGFDPVAAVGSYRGPLFHWASMPLPLLFGGGLWAFAITNIFFTIGLLALVWFAGRRLHGDWAGWLALLMLGTTPVIVHGARSYNLEIPLATLVTLSVVCLLAADRLQKTWWALGFGLAAGAAMLVKGVAFLYFLPPLLGAWIELFAARRWPRPGETRPSWIKALATTALALAAAAGVSLLWYRDHFTHLSETIFHQIGNYWEIYEPLRTEGGASVWQQILVEAAPLVLLLGAIGMIGLTRRRRPGWGVLLAWGIVPALGFLSGPADFARFLSAAFPAFALAGGIALARLPWEAKRTKVLLAAVVLSCAFYAAASLLPVRDNRAPLSVTPSQYFDWPDREIILETIGKETRDIAAPTIAVYAAGNLTTVPPKVYYSYLALAFPRARIYAAVHDDNFGYRFREFCGHLPAADALIVVEQRPDAAGVEHPGMAPPPLASTGQAALAACLAQMERVQNDYRPALRLLPRAPQHAGGVRVYIKASAGDAPG is encoded by the coding sequence ATGCGCGATCGAATCTCGAAGGCCGGAAACAACACGCGCGTCGCGTGGCTCGCGGCGACGACGATCCTGCTGCTGGCGGCGCTCAACGCCGGGTGGGTGCTGGCTCATGTGCCGGCGATGATCGGCGTCGATTCGTGGGATTTCTACCCGGCCTCGATTCACTACTACCGCTACCTGCAAGGCGTCGAGGACGTGGGCTTCGACCCGGTGGCCGCGGTGGGGTCGTATCGCGGTCCGCTCTTCCACTGGGCGAGCATGCCCCTGCCGCTGCTTTTCGGCGGCGGCCTCTGGGCGTTTGCCATCACCAATATCTTCTTCACCATCGGGTTGCTGGCGCTCGTGTGGTTTGCCGGACGACGCCTGCACGGAGACTGGGCGGGTTGGCTGGCCCTGTTGATGCTCGGCACGACGCCGGTAATCGTGCACGGCGCACGCAGCTACAATTTGGAGATCCCGCTGGCGACGTTGGTGACGCTGAGCGTCGTCTGCCTCTTGGCCGCCGATCGACTGCAAAAAACCTGGTGGGCGCTTGGCTTCGGCTTGGCGGCGGGCGCGGCGATGCTGGTCAAAGGCGTCGCGTTCCTATACTTCTTGCCGCCGCTGCTGGGCGCGTGGATCGAACTATTCGCGGCGCGACGATGGCCCCGCCCGGGAGAAACCCGACCGAGTTGGATCAAGGCGTTGGCGACGACCGCGTTGGCGCTGGCGGCGGCGGCCGGCGTATCGCTGCTGTGGTACCGCGATCACTTCACGCACCTGAGTGAGACGATCTTCCACCAAATCGGCAACTACTGGGAGATCTACGAACCGCTGCGCACCGAGGGCGGCGCGTCGGTATGGCAACAGATCCTCGTCGAAGCCGCGCCGCTCGTGTTGTTGCTTGGCGCCATCGGCATGATCGGGTTGACGCGACGGCGGCGTCCCGGCTGGGGCGTGTTGTTGGCGTGGGGTATTGTTCCCGCGTTGGGATTCCTCTCCGGCCCGGCCGACTTCGCGCGTTTTCTTTCGGCAGCCTTCCCCGCGTTTGCGTTGGCGGGCGGAATTGCCTTGGCGCGTCTGCCTTGGGAAGCAAAACGGACCAAAGTGCTGTTGGCCGCCGTGGTTCTTTCGTGTGCCTTCTACGCCGCGGCGTCGCTGCTGCCGGTGCGCGACAACCGCGCCCCGCTGTCGGTTACGCCCAGCCAGTACTTTGACTGGCCGGATCGCGAAATCATTCTGGAAACGATCGGCAAGGAGACCCGCGACATCGCCGCGCCGACGATCGCCGTGTACGCGGCGGGCAACCTGACGACGGTGCCGCCGAAGGTGTACTACAGCTACCTGGCGTTGGCGTTTCCCCGGGCTCGCATTTACGCGGCGGTTCACGACGACAATTTCGGGTATCGCTTTCGGGAGTTCTGCGGCCATTTGCCCGCGGCCGACGCGTTGATTGTCGTCGAGCAGCGGCCCGACGCGGCCGGTGTCGAGCACCCCGGCATGGCACCGCCGCCGTTGGCTTCCACAGGTCAAGCGGCGCTCGCGGCCTGCCTCGCGCAAATGGAGCGCGTGCAAAACGACTACCGGCCCGCACTGCGCTTGCTGCCCCGCGCCCCACAGCACGCGGGCGGCGTCCGGGTCTACATCAAAGCATCAGCGGGAGACGCGCCCGGTTGA
- a CDS encoding tetratricopeptide repeat protein → MATTKRKRRRIVLILAINVAILAALLTTVEIVLRLTEETPAALTGPPPPRVFEQVQTDDGHRVWRNRLADPNTFPRFGITQMTAGGVHFQVEVPFAPAEFRVEKQPDQFRLFLLGSSPIYARRSEGEFDDLGAIISEQWHAAGMQTTLEIANCANKAFDQDTMRLLLGELVEYDPDLVLVYIGNVSPAINFGQDRELIFHSGFTNPLIRAMFATRLFRDFVSPLVFGRGTPVQGRDLMTGARTYGNTDARALAAAKKNLQEIYRHKTGETLREMADIAEQAGVPLAFYTLLSNLYARPMQSEFDPATIEQERQTVRRLLQEAEQSRDPRSLLEEALAIDDTYAETHFRLGMKLYQDGKQRRARKHLRRAVEHDGAASRLDFIVNPELERLRKRGAIELIDLRSRMDDNPITSRRYFSDQTHFNHAGMKLVADTTIQWLQSTGRVSR, encoded by the coding sequence ATGGCGACCACAAAGCGCAAACGGCGGCGAATTGTTCTCATCCTCGCGATCAACGTGGCGATTTTGGCGGCGTTGTTGACGACGGTGGAGATCGTGCTGCGCCTCACCGAAGAAACCCCGGCGGCATTGACGGGTCCGCCGCCGCCGCGCGTGTTCGAACAAGTGCAAACCGACGACGGCCACCGCGTCTGGCGCAATCGCTTAGCCGACCCGAATACTTTTCCGCGCTTCGGCATTACGCAGATGACCGCGGGCGGCGTGCATTTTCAGGTCGAAGTGCCTTTCGCGCCGGCGGAATTCCGGGTCGAAAAACAGCCGGATCAATTCCGCCTTTTCCTGTTGGGAAGTTCTCCCATTTATGCCCGTCGCAGTGAAGGAGAATTCGACGACCTGGGCGCCATCATAAGCGAGCAGTGGCACGCGGCGGGCATGCAAACGACGCTGGAGATCGCCAACTGCGCCAACAAAGCCTTCGACCAGGACACCATGCGTCTGCTTCTCGGCGAGCTTGTGGAATACGATCCAGACCTCGTGCTCGTGTACATCGGCAACGTGTCGCCCGCGATCAACTTCGGGCAGGACCGCGAACTGATTTTCCACTCCGGATTCACCAATCCGCTGATCCGCGCGATGTTCGCCACACGCCTGTTTCGCGATTTCGTTTCACCGCTGGTCTTCGGACGCGGCACGCCCGTTCAGGGGCGCGATTTGATGACCGGCGCGAGAACCTACGGCAATACCGACGCGCGCGCCTTGGCAGCCGCGAAGAAGAATCTACAGGAGATCTACCGCCACAAGACCGGCGAAACGCTGCGCGAGATGGCTGACATCGCCGAGCAAGCGGGCGTTCCGCTCGCGTTCTACACGCTGCTGTCCAACCTTTACGCGCGACCGATGCAATCCGAATTCGATCCGGCGACCATCGAACAAGAGCGGCAAACAGTCCGCCGGCTGCTCCAAGAAGCGGAACAATCCCGCGATCCCCGCTCGTTGTTGGAGGAAGCGCTGGCCATCGATGACACCTACGCGGAAACCCATTTTCGGCTCGGCATGAAACTGTACCAGGACGGAAAACAGCGGCGTGCCCGCAAGCACCTGCGCCGCGCGGTCGAGCACGATGGCGCCGCGAGTCGCTTGGATTTCATCGTCAATCCGGAATTGGAACGCCTACGAAAACGCGGCGCGATCGAACTCATCGATCTACGTTCCCGGATGGATGACAACCCGATTACGTCGCGGCGATATTTCAGCGACCAAACCCATTTCAACCATGCGGGGATGAAGTTAGTCGCCGATACGACCATCCAATGGCTGCAATCAACCGGGCGCGTCTCCCGCTGA
- a CDS encoding tetratricopeptide repeat protein: MAKTKTWRRWLIHAVVIASLLVAVEIILRLSSAPPSFTRSDDSFADRFFVPESRDGAEMMVNNFRSEMESEGVPAGEPPPEGRNEALWQRVRDVMEFNREKPPDETRIFVLGTSPIWGFLGNREDDHTLLALYLRDKLRDRYPQVNAKVVNAAHVGMGGPEVLRCLREMVEYQPDLVVVYFGGVMPTMAPPVEDRGDLEKSPETYFLLRLLGHSKLFRAIRKALSPRSAEAQQPFPPPPVGRPPELAPTMGDIEATDPEFDSRGLPLFGPHSKPLEQPEDYDERLVNLVANLKSEIEGSYRALFEQMAGDIAQRGAAGVFFTVATNKADIRPFWSLHQKPISAADRKTFARLLVDARRRLDNGDVAGARRAYEQAVALGPTFAAARFELGRVYRQLGEHDKARAEFLAAKEWDASNERALDRPNDLLRHVAAAHGLATLNAEEIILAMPESEGYLGRGVFIDHQHMTPAVVRTMAEALSDRMPQYLPQVNWGN; encoded by the coding sequence ATGGCGAAGACAAAAACATGGCGTCGATGGTTGATTCACGCGGTGGTGATCGCAAGCTTGCTGGTTGCCGTCGAGATCATCCTGCGACTGAGCAGCGCGCCGCCTTCTTTCACCCGGTCCGACGATTCATTCGCAGACCGTTTCTTCGTGCCCGAATCGCGCGACGGCGCCGAGATGATGGTCAACAACTTCCGCAGCGAAATGGAGTCCGAGGGCGTGCCCGCCGGGGAACCGCCGCCGGAAGGTCGCAACGAAGCATTATGGCAGCGTGTGCGCGACGTGATGGAATTCAACCGCGAAAAGCCGCCCGACGAAACGCGAATCTTCGTGCTGGGCACCTCGCCGATCTGGGGATTTCTCGGCAACCGCGAAGATGACCACACGCTCTTGGCCTTGTACCTGCGCGACAAACTGCGCGACCGCTATCCGCAGGTAAACGCCAAAGTCGTCAACGCCGCCCACGTCGGCATGGGTGGGCCTGAAGTCTTGCGCTGCCTGCGCGAAATGGTCGAATACCAACCCGATTTGGTCGTCGTGTATTTCGGCGGCGTCATGCCGACTATGGCCCCGCCGGTCGAAGACCGGGGCGACCTGGAAAAATCGCCTGAAACATATTTCCTGCTTCGCCTGCTCGGTCACTCGAAGCTGTTCCGCGCGATTCGCAAGGCGTTGTCGCCCCGATCCGCCGAAGCCCAACAACCGTTCCCGCCCCCGCCGGTCGGCAGGCCTCCGGAGTTGGCGCCGACCATGGGTGACATCGAAGCGACCGACCCCGAGTTCGACAGTCGTGGACTGCCGCTCTTCGGGCCGCACAGCAAACCGCTGGAACAACCCGAGGATTATGACGAGCGCCTCGTAAACCTCGTGGCCAATCTCAAAAGCGAAATCGAAGGCAGCTACCGGGCGCTTTTCGAGCAGATGGCCGGCGACATCGCGCAACGAGGCGCCGCCGGCGTGTTTTTCACCGTGGCGACCAACAAGGCCGACATCCGCCCGTTCTGGTCGTTGCACCAAAAACCAATCAGCGCGGCGGATCGCAAGACCTTCGCGCGATTGCTGGTCGATGCGCGACGTCGACTCGACAACGGCGATGTGGCCGGGGCGCGACGCGCTTATGAACAGGCGGTGGCCTTGGGGCCGACATTCGCTGCGGCGCGATTTGAACTGGGACGCGTCTATCGCCAACTCGGCGAGCATGACAAGGCTCGCGCCGAATTCCTGGCGGCCAAGGAATGGGACGCCTCCAACGAACGCGCGCTGGACCGGCCGAACGACCTGCTGCGTCACGTTGCCGCGGCGCACGGCCTAGCGACGCTGAACGCGGAGGAGATCATCCTCGCCATGCCCGAAAGCGAAGGATACTTGGGCCGTGGCGTGTTTATCGACCACCAGCACATGACGCCGGCCGTGGTGCGGACGATGGCCGAAGCTCTAAGCGATCGCATGCCGCAATACCTGCCGCAGGTGAACTGGGGAAATTAA